From the genome of Haemophilus parainfluenzae, one region includes:
- the corC gene encoding CNNM family magnesium/cobalt transport protein CorC (CorC(YbeX) belongs to the Cyclin M Mg2+ Exporter (CNNM) family, and was characterized as belonging to a set of three proteins, at least one of which must be present for CorA to function.): MNEEHSSNQTETTKKSFFQSLIGRFFQGELKNREELVEVIRDSEQNDLIDQNTREMIEGVMEIAELRVRDIMIPRSQIVFIESNQDLDACLNTIIESAHSRFPVIADTDDRDNIEGILHAKDLLKFLREDAEEFELSKLLRPVVIVPESKRVDRMLKEFRSERFHMAIVVDEFGAVSGLVTIEDILEQIVGDIEDEFDEEDVADIRQLSRHTYAVRALTDIDDFNAQFNTHFDDEEVDTIGGLIMQAFGYLPKRGEEITLENIQFKVTSADSRRLIQVRVTVPDEHLSDMEGVEEQAE, encoded by the coding sequence ATGAACGAAGAACATTCGAGTAATCAAACTGAAACAACTAAAAAATCTTTTTTCCAATCACTTATTGGCCGCTTTTTCCAAGGTGAGCTGAAAAACCGTGAAGAACTCGTGGAAGTGATTCGCGATTCTGAACAAAACGATTTAATCGATCAAAACACTCGCGAGATGATTGAAGGGGTAATGGAAATCGCGGAGCTTCGCGTACGCGATATCATGATTCCTCGTTCGCAAATCGTATTTATTGAATCGAATCAAGATCTCGATGCCTGCTTGAATACCATTATTGAATCGGCCCACTCTCGCTTTCCTGTGATTGCAGATACGGATGATCGCGATAATATTGAAGGTATTTTACACGCGAAAGATTTGCTCAAGTTTTTACGTGAAGATGCGGAAGAGTTCGAACTTTCCAAGTTATTACGTCCTGTTGTGATCGTGCCGGAAAGTAAACGTGTCGATCGTATGCTAAAAGAGTTTCGTTCTGAACGTTTCCATATGGCGATTGTGGTGGATGAGTTTGGTGCGGTATCTGGTTTAGTCACTATCGAAGATATTCTCGAACAAATTGTGGGTGATATTGAAGACGAATTTGATGAGGAAGATGTCGCCGACATTCGTCAGCTTTCTCGTCATACTTATGCGGTGCGTGCATTAACGGACATTGATGATTTTAATGCACAATTTAATACGCATTTCGATGATGAAGAAGTGGATACCATTGGCGGTTTAATCATGCAAGCCTTTGGCTATTTGCCTAAACGTGGTGAGGAAATCACCTTAGAAAATATTCAATTTAAAGTAACTTCTGCCGATAGTCGTCGTTTAATTCAAGTACGAGTAACCGTGCCGGATGAGCATTTATCGGATATGGAAGGCGTGGAAGAACAAGCTGAATAA
- the lnt gene encoding apolipoprotein N-acyltransferase — protein MNKLVIYLIALISGVIGVFAFSPFDYWGLAYVSLGGLLFVAKNAKKSTALFATFLWSMGFFCFGVSWLNVSIHQFGGASLGVSYLLVSLLSAYLALYPMLFTYLVQRFQVQSAVIFAAIWTLTEFLRGWVFTGFPWLQFGYTQIDSPFYGIAPIFGVTGMTFFTVWASAVIFNFVFSLSKKQWNLVSVNALLLLVVGGLSAYAGKVNFVQPKKEDKGLTITLAQGNIEQNLKWDPEYLYATVDIYQKQILAHLGKSDLIILPESALPTLENAITPFFEALDKVAKEKNTEVMIGTVYRDEQSGKLLNSIVTAGNPDFPYELTTKNRYSKHHLVPFGEYVPLESLLRPLNSVFNLPMSAFQSGEAVQPSFMAKQHAFAPAICYEIIFGEQLRENLKKETDYLLTISNDAWFGDSIGPWQHLQMARMRALELGKPLIRATNTGISVFIDAKGNIEAKAPQFEETTLTHKMVPTEGKTPYAALGNLPIYVLSLIFVLLRCFTTLLKRRLNLSQK, from the coding sequence ATGAATAAGTTAGTGATTTATCTTATTGCTCTGATTTCTGGTGTGATTGGCGTATTTGCTTTTTCGCCGTTTGATTATTGGGGATTAGCCTACGTATCGTTGGGCGGCTTACTTTTTGTGGCGAAGAATGCCAAAAAATCAACCGCACTTTTTGCTACTTTTTTGTGGTCGATGGGCTTTTTCTGTTTTGGTGTAAGTTGGTTAAATGTCAGTATTCATCAATTTGGTGGCGCTTCCCTTGGCGTGAGTTATCTCTTAGTCAGCCTACTTTCTGCTTACCTTGCACTTTATCCAATGCTTTTCACTTATTTAGTGCAACGTTTTCAGGTGCAAAGTGCGGTTATTTTTGCCGCGATTTGGACATTGACTGAATTCTTGCGTGGTTGGGTGTTTACCGGTTTTCCATGGTTGCAATTTGGTTATACCCAAATCGACAGTCCGTTTTACGGGATCGCGCCGATCTTTGGTGTCACGGGGATGACATTCTTTACCGTTTGGGCAAGTGCGGTTATTTTTAATTTTGTTTTTTCACTCTCAAAAAAACAATGGAATTTAGTCAGTGTGAATGCGTTGCTATTATTGGTTGTGGGTGGATTAAGTGCTTATGCAGGTAAGGTGAATTTTGTTCAACCCAAAAAAGAAGATAAAGGGCTAACTATCACGCTTGCACAAGGCAATATTGAGCAAAATTTAAAATGGGATCCTGAATATCTTTATGCCACAGTAGACATCTATCAAAAACAAATTTTGGCACATTTAGGCAAGTCTGATTTGATTATTTTGCCTGAGTCGGCATTGCCTACTCTTGAAAATGCCATTACGCCATTTTTTGAAGCTTTAGATAAAGTTGCGAAAGAGAAAAACACGGAAGTGATGATTGGCACCGTATATCGCGATGAACAAAGCGGTAAATTATTGAATTCGATTGTGACGGCAGGGAATCCTGATTTCCCTTATGAGTTGACGACAAAAAATCGTTACAGCAAACATCATCTCGTGCCATTTGGTGAATACGTGCCGTTAGAAAGTTTGTTGCGTCCACTTAATTCTGTCTTTAATTTGCCAATGTCTGCGTTCCAAAGTGGGGAAGCGGTACAACCGTCATTTATGGCGAAGCAACATGCTTTTGCACCGGCTATTTGTTATGAAATTATTTTTGGTGAGCAACTTCGTGAAAATCTGAAAAAAGAAACCGATTATTTGCTGACTATTTCTAATGATGCATGGTTTGGTGATAGCATTGGCCCTTGGCAACATTTACAAATGGCTAGAATGCGTGCGCTCGAATTAGGTAAACCATTAATTCGTGCAACGAATACGGGTATTTCAGTGTTTATTGATGCAAAAGGCAACATTGAAGCGAAAGCGCCTCAATTTGAGGAAACCACACTGACCCATAAAATGGTGCCAACAGAAGGCAAAACGCCTTATGCAGCATTAGGTAATTTACCTATTTATGTGTTGTCATTGATTTTTGTGTTATTACGTTGCTTCACGACGTTATTAAAACGTCGCTTGAACCTTTCACAAAAATAG
- the mlaF gene encoding phospholipid ABC transporter ATP-binding protein MlaF — MNKNLIEVKNLTFKRGERVIYDNLNLKVQQGKITAIMGPSGIGKTTLLKLIGGQLYPEQGEILFDGQDICRLSNRELYEVRKRMGMLFQSGALFTDISTFDNVAFPIREHTRLPESLIRQIVLMKLEAVGLRGAADLMPSELSGGMARRAALARAIALDPDLIMFDEPFTGQDPISMGVIVSLIKRLNEALNLTSIVVSHDVQEVLSIADYAYIIADKHVIAEGTSEQLLASQDPQVVQFLKGEADGPVKFHYPAGDYVEELFK, encoded by the coding sequence ATGAATAAAAATCTAATCGAAGTCAAAAACCTGACCTTTAAACGAGGTGAGCGTGTGATTTACGATAACCTGAATTTGAAAGTCCAACAGGGTAAAATTACGGCCATTATGGGGCCGTCAGGGATCGGGAAAACCACGCTGCTGAAATTAATTGGTGGTCAGTTGTATCCTGAACAAGGCGAGATTTTGTTTGATGGACAAGATATTTGTCGTCTATCAAATCGCGAGCTTTACGAAGTACGTAAACGCATGGGAATGTTATTCCAATCAGGCGCTTTATTTACGGATATTTCCACGTTTGATAACGTGGCATTTCCGATTCGCGAGCATACCCGTTTGCCGGAAAGTTTAATTCGTCAAATTGTGTTGATGAAATTAGAAGCAGTAGGCTTACGCGGTGCGGCTGATTTGATGCCTTCTGAGCTTTCTGGTGGGATGGCGCGTCGTGCTGCATTGGCTCGAGCAATTGCACTTGATCCGGATTTAATTATGTTTGATGAGCCGTTTACAGGGCAAGATCCAATCAGCATGGGCGTGATCGTGAGCTTAATTAAACGATTGAATGAAGCACTGAATTTAACTTCTATCGTGGTTTCCCATGACGTGCAGGAAGTATTAAGCATTGCGGATTATGCCTATATTATTGCGGATAAACATGTGATTGCCGAAGGAACCTCAGAGCAACTGCTGGCGAGCCAAGATCCGCAAGTGGTTCAGTTCTTAAAAGGCGAAGCGGATGGTCCGGTAAAATTCCATTATCCGGCAGGTGATTATGTGGAGGAATTATTTAAATGA
- the mlaE gene encoding lipid asymmetry maintenance ABC transporter permease subunit MlaE has translation MIVDMISSLGRSVIKFFRALGRSGFMLFGALVGKPQIRQHFPLLVKQLHVLGVQSLLIILLSGLFIGMVLGLQGYVVLVDFSAETSLGQLVALSLLRELGPVVTALLFAGRAGSALTAEIGLMKATEQLSSLEMMAVDPLRRVIAPRFWAGLIAMPILALLFTAIGIWGGALVGVDWKGVDAGSFWSVMQNAVSWSYDILNGFIKSVFFAIAVVWIALFNGYDCIPTSEGISQATTRTVVHASLVVLGLDFILTAIMFGAG, from the coding sequence ATGATCGTTGATATGATTTCTTCACTAGGACGAAGCGTAATTAAATTTTTCCGAGCATTAGGCCGCTCAGGCTTTATGTTGTTTGGTGCGTTAGTGGGTAAGCCACAAATTCGTCAACATTTTCCTTTATTAGTGAAGCAATTACACGTATTAGGCGTACAGTCTTTATTGATTATCCTGCTTTCTGGTTTATTTATTGGAATGGTGTTGGGTTTACAAGGTTATGTGGTCTTAGTTGATTTTTCAGCAGAAACCAGCCTTGGACAACTTGTAGCGCTGTCTTTATTACGTGAATTAGGTCCAGTAGTGACCGCACTTTTATTTGCGGGTCGAGCAGGTTCTGCGTTAACGGCTGAAATTGGCTTAATGAAAGCCACAGAACAACTTTCCAGCCTTGAAATGATGGCGGTCGATCCATTACGTCGAGTGATTGCACCGCGTTTTTGGGCAGGGCTGATTGCTATGCCAATTCTTGCGCTTCTCTTTACCGCGATTGGTATTTGGGGTGGTGCGCTTGTCGGCGTAGATTGGAAAGGTGTTGATGCAGGTAGCTTTTGGTCAGTGATGCAAAATGCCGTCAGCTGGAGCTATGACATTCTAAACGGATTTATTAAAAGCGTATTTTTCGCTATTGCAGTGGTGTGGATTGCGTTATTCAATGGTTATGATTGTATTCCGACATCAGAAGGTATCAGTCAAGCCACAACCAGAACAGTTGTCCACGCATCACTTGTGGTTCTTGGGCTCGATTTCATCTTAACTGCCATTATGTTTGGGGCAGGCTAA
- the mlaD gene encoding outer membrane lipid asymmetry maintenance protein MlaD, with protein sequence MRQTIKYEFWVGLFLLLGIAALVFLGLRVANVQGFGETKSYTVTATFDNIGGLKVRAPLKLGGVVIGRVSDITLDEKSYLPKVSIAINEEYKEIPENSSLSIKTSGLLGEQYIALTMGFDDGETAMLKNGSQIQDTKPAMVLEDLIGQFLYGDKKADGNADKAEPEAK encoded by the coding sequence ATGCGACAAACAATTAAATATGAATTTTGGGTAGGGCTATTTTTACTACTTGGTATCGCCGCGTTAGTGTTTTTAGGCTTACGCGTAGCAAACGTACAAGGTTTTGGTGAAACAAAATCTTATACAGTGACTGCAACTTTTGACAATATTGGTGGACTAAAAGTCCGTGCACCACTTAAACTTGGTGGGGTGGTCATTGGTCGCGTATCTGACATTACGTTAGACGAAAAATCTTACTTACCAAAAGTCAGTATCGCGATTAATGAAGAATATAAAGAAATTCCGGAAAATAGTTCGTTATCGATCAAAACATCGGGATTATTGGGCGAGCAATATATCGCCTTAACAATGGGTTTTGATGATGGTGAAACCGCGATGCTAAAAAACGGTAGCCAAATTCAAGACACAAAACCCGCAATGGTGTTGGAAGATTTAATCGGCCAATTCCTTTACGGTGATAAAAAAGCCGATGGCAATGCTGACAAAGCAGAACCTGAAGCCAAATAA
- the mlaC gene encoding phospholipid-binding protein MlaC: protein MMKFTQFKKWFSVMAFVVTALFVTQTVRAETSPYVLMQQASDKLFADIKNNQAKIKKDPNYLRTIVRNDLLPYVQVNYAGSLVLGSYFKSTTPEQREKFFKAFSDFIEQAYAQVLTAYTDQNIQIEPAKEVGDKNLVSIRVNIMQNGGQAPIKLDFKWRKNSKTGEWQAYDMVAEGVSMVVTKQNEWSGILRQQGIDALTAQIQKSAAAPVTLSK from the coding sequence ATGATGAAATTTACTCAGTTTAAAAAATGGTTTAGCGTAATGGCATTTGTAGTGACCGCACTTTTTGTGACTCAAACTGTACGTGCAGAAACGAGCCCTTATGTGTTGATGCAACAAGCATCAGATAAGTTATTTGCCGATATCAAAAACAATCAGGCAAAAATTAAAAAGGATCCAAACTATTTACGTACTATCGTGCGTAATGATTTATTACCTTACGTGCAAGTAAACTATGCAGGTTCTTTAGTGTTAGGTTCATACTTTAAATCAACCACACCAGAACAACGTGAAAAATTCTTTAAAGCATTCAGCGATTTTATCGAACAAGCTTACGCACAAGTGTTAACCGCTTACACCGATCAAAATATTCAAATTGAACCGGCTAAAGAAGTAGGCGACAAAAACCTTGTAAGCATTCGTGTAAACATCATGCAAAATGGTGGACAAGCGCCAATCAAATTAGATTTCAAATGGCGTAAAAACAGTAAAACTGGCGAATGGCAAGCTTATGACATGGTTGCAGAAGGCGTGAGCATGGTTGTCACCAAACAAAACGAATGGAGCGGTATCTTACGTCAACAAGGTATTGATGCTTTAACCGCTCAAATTCAAAAATCTGCCGCGGCACCCGTGACATTGAGCAAATAA
- a CDS encoding STAS domain-containing protein yields MTALKWDLIQNNDKIALQLSGELSRNTLLPLWQQRASFLSEKLANQSTIEFDLTNIKRIDSAGFALLCDFLHDSEQLPNKKVRLINPPEQLLTLADLVNLSHWIGTFIDHH; encoded by the coding sequence ATGACTGCGTTAAAGTGGGATTTAATCCAAAATAATGATAAGATAGCTCTCCAATTATCGGGGGAGCTATCCCGCAACACGTTGTTACCATTATGGCAGCAACGTGCTTCTTTTTTATCAGAAAAGCTAGCGAATCAAAGTACTATTGAATTTGATTTAACGAATATTAAACGAATTGATTCGGCTGGTTTTGCATTATTGTGTGATTTTCTACATGATAGTGAGCAGTTACCAAATAAAAAAGTGCGGTTGATAAATCCGCCGGAACAGTTATTAACCCTTGCTGATCTAGTGAATTTATCTCATTGGATTGGCACTTTTATTGATCATCATTAA
- a CDS encoding BolA family protein, whose protein sequence is MELQEIERILKESLNVDEVYAQGENAHFGVIVVSDEIAALSKLKQQQTIYAPLMPYFQTGEIHALTIKTYTTAKWKMDRLLHQAS, encoded by the coding sequence ATGGAACTGCAAGAAATTGAACGTATTTTAAAAGAAAGCCTGAATGTAGATGAGGTTTATGCTCAAGGTGAAAATGCACACTTTGGTGTGATTGTGGTGAGCGATGAGATCGCTGCACTTTCTAAATTAAAACAGCAACAAACTATCTACGCGCCATTAATGCCTTATTTCCAAACTGGCGAAATTCACGCTTTAACCATTAAAACTTATACCACTGCAAAGTGGAAAATGGATCGTCTATTACATCAAGCAAGCTAG
- the murA gene encoding UDP-N-acetylglucosamine 1-carboxyvinyltransferase — protein MEKFRVYGGQSRLSGTVTISGAKNAALPILFAAILATEPVKLINVPELKDIDTTLKILRKLGVVAERDAEGAVLLDCSKIDHFVAPYELVKTMRASIWALAPLVARFHQGQVSLPGGCSIGARPVDLHISGLEKLGATIELDEGYVKAVVAERLVGTRIVMEKVSVGATLSIMMAATLAEGTTTIENAAREPEIVDTADFLNKMGAKITGAGTDHIVVEGVERLTGCEHSIVPDRIETGTFLIAGAISGGRVVCKNTKADTMDAVIDKLREAGAEVEVTEDSIILDMHGNRPKAVNIRTAPHPGFPTDMQAQFTLLNMVAEGTSIITETIFENRFMHIPELIRMGGKAEIEGNTAVCHGVEHLSGAEVMATDLRASISLVLAGCIASGETIVDRIYHIDRGYEHVEDKLRCLGAKIERFSEKSEEV, from the coding sequence ATGGAAAAATTTCGTGTTTATGGCGGGCAATCTCGCTTAAGTGGTACTGTAACCATCTCTGGTGCAAAAAATGCTGCACTTCCTATTCTTTTTGCCGCAATTTTGGCGACTGAGCCGGTTAAATTAATAAATGTACCGGAACTCAAAGATATTGATACCACCTTAAAGATCTTACGTAAACTTGGCGTGGTGGCAGAGCGTGATGCTGAAGGTGCAGTATTACTAGATTGCTCTAAAATTGATCACTTCGTTGCGCCGTATGAATTAGTAAAAACCATGCGTGCTTCTATTTGGGCATTAGCACCGTTAGTGGCTCGTTTTCATCAAGGTCAAGTTTCTTTACCAGGTGGTTGCTCAATTGGTGCTCGTCCGGTTGATCTTCATATTAGTGGCTTAGAAAAACTTGGTGCAACTATTGAGCTTGACGAAGGTTATGTAAAAGCAGTTGTCGCAGAGCGTCTTGTAGGTACACGTATTGTGATGGAAAAAGTGAGTGTTGGTGCGACTTTATCTATCATGATGGCTGCAACGCTTGCTGAAGGTACAACAACGATTGAAAACGCCGCACGTGAGCCAGAAATTGTCGATACAGCTGATTTCCTCAACAAAATGGGCGCAAAAATTACAGGTGCTGGTACGGATCACATTGTCGTTGAAGGTGTTGAGCGTTTAACTGGCTGCGAGCATAGCATTGTGCCAGATCGTATTGAAACTGGTACATTCTTAATTGCAGGTGCTATTTCTGGTGGTCGCGTGGTATGTAAAAATACCAAAGCGGATACTATGGATGCCGTGATTGATAAACTTCGTGAAGCGGGTGCAGAAGTTGAAGTGACAGAAGATAGCATTATATTAGACATGCACGGTAATCGTCCGAAAGCTGTCAATATTCGTACTGCACCACACCCAGGTTTCCCAACCGATATGCAAGCTCAGTTTACCTTGTTAAACATGGTGGCAGAAGGTACAAGTATCATCACTGAAACCATCTTTGAAAACCGCTTTATGCATATTCCAGAATTAATTCGTATGGGTGGTAAAGCTGAAATTGAAGGTAATACTGCAGTGTGTCATGGTGTTGAGCATCTTTCTGGTGCCGAAGTGATGGCAACAGATTTACGTGCATCAATCAGCCTTGTATTAGCGGGTTGTATCGCAAGTGGTGAAACTATTGTTGATCGTATTTATCATATCGATCGTGGCTATGAGCACGTTGAAGATAAACTTCGTTGCTTAGGTGCGAAGATTGAACGTTTCTCTGAAAAGAGCGAAGAAGTTTAA
- a CDS encoding YggS family pyridoxal phosphate-dependent enzyme, producing the protein MTIQQALETIHQKIQASTQLAHRPESAVTLLAVSKTKPNEAILEAYHAGQKAFGENYVQEGVDKIQYFEGQNIQLEWHFIGPLQSNKTRLVAEHFDWMQTLERAKIADRLNEQRPANKAPLNVLIQINISDEASKSGIQPSEMIELAKHIENLPHLRLRGLMAIPAPTDNIAEQEAAFSQMEQLFKQLKAAFPHQQIDTLSMGMTDDMQSAIKCGSTMVRIGTAIFGARDYSKK; encoded by the coding sequence ATGACAATTCAACAAGCACTCGAAACCATCCATCAAAAAATCCAAGCCTCCACTCAACTTGCACATCGCCCTGAAAGTGCGGTCACTTTATTAGCGGTTTCTAAAACTAAACCCAATGAAGCAATTTTAGAAGCCTATCATGCAGGACAAAAAGCATTTGGGGAAAACTACGTTCAAGAAGGCGTAGACAAAATTCAGTATTTTGAAGGACAGAATATTCAGCTTGAATGGCATTTTATTGGCCCATTGCAATCCAATAAAACGCGTCTTGTGGCTGAACATTTCGATTGGATGCAAACGTTAGAACGTGCAAAAATTGCCGATCGTTTAAATGAACAACGCCCTGCCAATAAAGCTCCGCTGAATGTTTTAATTCAAATTAATATCAGTGATGAAGCGAGTAAATCAGGCATTCAACCAAGTGAAATGATTGAGCTTGCAAAACACATCGAAAATCTACCGCACTTACGTTTACGTGGATTAATGGCGATCCCTGCTCCAACAGACAATATTGCAGAACAAGAAGCGGCTTTTAGCCAAATGGAACAATTATTTAAGCAACTTAAAGCCGCTTTCCCTCATCAACAAATTGATACGCTTTCGATGGGAATGACCGATGACATGCAAAGTGCCATAAAATGTGGTTCAACCATGGTACGTATTGGTACAGCCATTTTTGGGGCGAGAGATTATTCGAAAAAATAA
- the thrA gene encoding bifunctional aspartate kinase/homoserine dehydrogenase I, giving the protein MRVLKFGGTSLANPERFSQAAQLIEKAHLEEQAAGVLSAPAKITNHLVALSEKAALNQPTDTHFNEAIEIFYNIINGLHTENNKFDLAGTKALIDAEFAQIKGLLEEIRQAGKVEDKVKATIDCRGEKLSIAMMKAWFEARGYSVHIVDPVKQLLAQGGYLESSVDIDESTKRVDAKSIGKDKVVLMAGFTACNDKGELVLLGRNGSDYSAACLAACLDASVCEIWTDVDGVYTCDPRLVPDARLLPSLSYREAMELSYFGAKVIHPRTIGPLLPKQIPCVIKNTGNSSAPGSIIDGHVKSEGLQVKGITNLDNVAMFNVSGPGMQGMVGMAARVFSAMSKAGISVILITQSSSEYSISFCVPVKSADAAKAVLEQEFATELKAHDLEPIEVAKDLSIISVVGDGMKQAKGIAARFFSALAQANISLVAIAQGSSERSISAVVAQNKAIEAVKATHQALFNNKKVVDMFLVGVGGVGGELIEQIKHQKEYLAKKDIEIRVCALANSTKMLLNENGLNLDNWKADLENATQPSDFDVLLSFIKLHHVVNPVFVDCTTAESVAGLYARALKEGFHVVTPNKKANTRELAYYHELRRNAQASQHKFLYETNVGAGLPVIENLQNLLAAGDELEYFEGILSGSLSFIFGKLEEGLSLSEVTALAREKGFTEPDPRDDLSGQDVARKLLILAREAGLELELSDVEVEGVLPKGFSEGKSADEFMAMLPQLDAEFKARVEAAKAEGKVLRYVGQIKDGHCKVSIIAVDQNNPLYKVKDGENALAFYTRYYQPIPLLLRGYGAGNAVTAAGIFADILRTLHH; this is encoded by the coding sequence ATGCGCGTATTAAAATTTGGTGGCACTTCATTAGCCAACCCTGAGCGTTTCTCGCAAGCGGCTCAATTAATCGAAAAAGCTCATTTGGAAGAGCAGGCAGCCGGTGTCTTATCTGCTCCTGCAAAAATTACTAATCATCTTGTTGCCCTCTCTGAAAAAGCCGCATTAAACCAACCTACTGATACCCACTTTAACGAAGCCATTGAGATTTTCTATAACATCATTAATGGTTTACACACTGAAAATAATAAATTTGATCTTGCGGGCACCAAAGCTCTCATTGATGCGGAATTTGCTCAAATTAAAGGCTTATTAGAAGAAATTCGCCAAGCAGGAAAAGTAGAAGATAAAGTTAAAGCAACCATTGACTGCCGTGGTGAAAAATTATCGATTGCGATGATGAAAGCGTGGTTTGAAGCACGTGGGTATAGTGTTCACATTGTTGATCCAGTTAAGCAATTATTAGCACAAGGTGGTTACTTAGAATCTTCAGTTGATATTGATGAATCGACAAAACGCGTTGATGCGAAAAGTATCGGTAAAGATAAAGTGGTTCTAATGGCTGGTTTTACCGCATGCAATGATAAAGGTGAATTAGTGTTATTAGGCCGTAATGGTTCTGATTATTCAGCAGCTTGTTTAGCCGCTTGTTTAGATGCGTCTGTTTGTGAAATTTGGACTGATGTGGATGGCGTTTATACTTGTGACCCTCGTTTAGTGCCAGATGCTCGTTTATTACCAAGCCTTTCTTATCGTGAAGCGATGGAACTTTCTTATTTTGGTGCGAAAGTAATCCATCCACGTACAATTGGCCCATTATTACCAAAACAAATCCCTTGTGTGATTAAAAACACCGGTAATTCATCTGCACCAGGTTCGATAATCGATGGTCATGTGAAATCTGAAGGGTTACAAGTGAAAGGGATTACTAATCTTGATAACGTGGCAATGTTCAATGTTTCAGGTCCTGGTATGCAAGGTATGGTGGGGATGGCAGCTCGCGTATTCTCAGCGATGTCAAAAGCCGGTATTTCAGTTATCTTAATTACTCAATCTTCTTCTGAATACAGTATTAGTTTCTGTGTACCGGTGAAATCAGCGGATGCAGCAAAAGCGGTTTTAGAACAAGAGTTTGCGACAGAATTAAAAGCGCATGACTTAGAACCTATTGAAGTCGCAAAAGATCTTTCTATCATCTCAGTTGTAGGTGATGGTATGAAACAAGCTAAAGGTATCGCGGCTCGTTTCTTCTCTGCATTGGCACAAGCGAATATCAGCTTAGTCGCAATTGCACAGGGTTCTTCTGAGCGTTCAATTTCAGCGGTAGTGGCGCAAAACAAAGCAATTGAAGCCGTGAAAGCCACTCACCAAGCGCTTTTTAATAACAAAAAAGTTGTTGATATGTTTCTAGTCGGCGTTGGTGGCGTTGGTGGTGAGTTAATTGAACAAATTAAACACCAAAAAGAATACCTCGCAAAGAAGGATATTGAAATCCGTGTTTGTGCCTTAGCGAATTCAACCAAAATGCTTTTGAATGAAAACGGATTGAATTTAGATAATTGGAAAGCCGATCTTGAAAATGCGACCCAACCTTCTGATTTCGATGTGTTGTTATCTTTCATTAAATTACACCACGTAGTGAACCCAGTCTTCGTAGATTGTACAACAGCTGAATCGGTCGCAGGACTTTATGCACGTGCGTTAAAAGAAGGCTTCCATGTGGTAACTCCAAATAAAAAAGCGAATACCCGTGAATTAGCTTATTACCACGAATTACGTCGCAATGCACAAGCGAGCCAACATAAATTCCTATACGAAACCAACGTAGGCGCTGGTTTACCGGTTATCGAAAACTTACAGAATTTATTGGCAGCAGGGGATGAGCTTGAGTATTTTGAAGGTATTTTGTCTGGCTCACTTTCTTTCATTTTCGGTAAATTAGAAGAAGGACTTTCTCTTTCAGAAGTGACTGCACTTGCACGTGAAAAAGGGTTTACAGAGCCCGATCCTCGTGATGATTTATCGGGTCAAGATGTGGCACGTAAATTACTGATTCTAGCGCGTGAAGCAGGTCTAGAACTTGAGCTTTCCGATGTGGAAGTGGAAGGTGTATTACCAAAAGGCTTCTCTGAAGGTAAATCTGCTGATGAATTTATGGCAATGCTGCCACAATTAGATGCGGAATTTAAAGCACGCGTTGAAGCCGCGAAAGCAGAGGGCAAAGTATTGCGTTACGTCGGTCAAATTAAAGATGGGCACTGCAAAGTATCAATTATCGCTGTGGATCAAAATAATCCATTGTACAAGGTGAAAGACGGTGAAAACGCACTTGCATTCTACACGCGTTATTATCAACCAATTCCGTTGTTATTACGTGGTTATGGTGCGGGTAACGCAGTGACTGCTGCTGGCATCTTTGCTGATATTTTAAGAACATTACACCACTAA